A DNA window from Actinokineospora baliensis contains the following coding sequences:
- a CDS encoding phage/plasmid primase, P4 family: MERLGGTTGTAVAEKGGLLVPCPAHTDSNPSLFISLTADGRALVYCRAGCPTNRVLDVAFLSESDLFDVEGTPTAPSVASIELPPSAIAALAQYVRAAQARFDDSPSADYAMTRFGVNAELAHTLRLGHDDGSVSVGPAQDYRSRSYRSFPRLVVPALDAAGMPRGLQGRDLSGHCPGRWLNLASPEQGRWSAVGVFRTPDSYPTVVVSEGPGDGLAAAATGYTVVWVRGAGVARSPQTAREIANIADGADVIMAGDNDNAGAEFTRALGANLAALNITARVLRLPDGADDLTAWREADPARFVGAFHKAVGDAAPWQAGDRAAGARQSRKRLGPVHGTDIDHARRALEVVGRDTVHIEGVGFLYWTGRVWQPMVPSQERAIGHRVADALFNELASLPRGDKNGTREERQQAEDYVTAYRSVRRMHMDNGTRAALDNLRTFTTSQLDDFDSRHHLLTFRNGTVDLRTGKLREHRREDRLTRWVDLDYDPDATCPRWDRFLTEIFPGDDELPDFMARLIGYGITGESQEHIFGLLYGHGSNGKSVFTNTLSRVFAGITGHMSQAAIAYTRNFDSGAPNPALAALRGVRLGILSELSDGLRLNEPLMKQITAGDPVTARELYRNQFTFTPTALLLMATNFKPEIKGQDEGVWRRTRLIPFTREFGADKDPGLPAHLLTESQGIAAWAVRGATEWYRGGLREPESVMAAVREYRRSVDLLDGFLPGVLVRDESGEITLSDAFNAFQDWVESEQVEQVRRWGKIRFRQQLEGRKLRVTRRNKGVVILGARRARPDESD; encoded by the coding sequence GTGGAACGGCTGGGCGGGACAACCGGGACCGCGGTTGCGGAGAAGGGCGGTCTCCTGGTTCCCTGCCCAGCCCACACCGACAGCAACCCGAGCCTGTTCATCAGCCTGACCGCCGACGGCCGCGCGCTGGTGTACTGCCGCGCGGGCTGCCCCACGAACCGCGTTCTCGACGTCGCCTTCCTCTCCGAGTCCGACCTGTTCGACGTCGAAGGCACACCCACGGCTCCCTCCGTGGCCTCCATCGAGTTGCCGCCGTCGGCGATCGCGGCGCTCGCTCAGTATGTGCGCGCGGCACAGGCGCGGTTCGACGACTCACCCAGCGCCGACTACGCGATGACGCGTTTCGGGGTGAACGCGGAGCTGGCCCACACGCTGCGCCTGGGCCATGACGACGGGTCGGTGAGCGTCGGTCCCGCGCAGGACTATCGAAGCCGCAGCTATCGCAGCTTTCCCCGGCTCGTGGTTCCAGCCCTGGACGCGGCCGGGATGCCGCGCGGCCTGCAAGGACGCGACCTCAGTGGACACTGTCCAGGGCGCTGGTTGAACCTGGCCAGCCCCGAGCAAGGCCGCTGGTCGGCCGTGGGGGTGTTCCGCACCCCCGACAGCTATCCGACCGTCGTCGTCAGCGAAGGACCAGGCGATGGACTGGCAGCCGCCGCGACCGGGTACACCGTCGTGTGGGTTCGCGGGGCCGGGGTTGCTCGATCACCGCAGACCGCCCGGGAAATTGCCAACATCGCCGACGGGGCCGACGTGATCATGGCCGGGGACAACGACAACGCGGGCGCGGAGTTCACGCGGGCGCTGGGAGCGAATCTCGCCGCGCTGAACATCACGGCACGGGTGCTACGCCTTCCGGACGGTGCCGACGACCTCACCGCCTGGCGGGAGGCTGACCCGGCGCGGTTCGTCGGCGCCTTCCACAAGGCTGTCGGTGACGCCGCTCCGTGGCAGGCTGGCGACAGAGCCGCAGGTGCCCGGCAAAGCCGTAAACGGCTGGGGCCGGTGCACGGGACTGATATCGACCACGCGCGCAGGGCTCTCGAAGTCGTCGGGCGCGACACGGTCCACATCGAAGGTGTCGGCTTCCTGTACTGGACCGGCCGCGTCTGGCAACCGATGGTGCCCTCACAAGAGCGCGCGATCGGCCACCGTGTCGCCGACGCGCTCTTCAACGAACTGGCGTCGCTACCGCGCGGTGACAAGAACGGCACCCGCGAGGAACGGCAGCAAGCGGAGGACTACGTCACCGCGTACCGCTCGGTCCGCCGTATGCACATGGACAACGGCACCCGCGCGGCGCTGGATAACCTACGCACTTTCACCACGAGCCAACTGGATGACTTCGACAGCCGTCACCACTTGCTGACCTTTCGCAATGGGACCGTCGACTTGCGGACCGGGAAACTTCGCGAACATCGGCGCGAAGACCGCCTAACCCGGTGGGTCGATCTGGACTACGACCCCGACGCGACGTGCCCGCGTTGGGACCGCTTTCTCACGGAGATCTTTCCCGGCGACGATGAGCTGCCCGACTTCATGGCACGCTTGATCGGCTATGGAATCACCGGCGAAAGTCAGGAACACATTTTTGGCCTGCTCTATGGGCATGGGAGCAACGGCAAGAGCGTCTTCACCAACACCTTGTCGCGGGTATTCGCCGGGATCACCGGACACATGAGCCAAGCCGCGATCGCCTACACCCGAAACTTCGACTCGGGAGCGCCCAATCCCGCGCTAGCGGCGTTACGCGGCGTTCGGCTGGGGATCTTGTCGGAACTGAGCGACGGACTGCGGCTGAACGAGCCTCTGATGAAGCAGATCACAGCAGGCGACCCGGTCACCGCTCGAGAGCTGTACCGCAACCAGTTCACCTTCACCCCGACAGCACTGCTGCTGATGGCCACCAACTTCAAGCCCGAGATCAAGGGGCAGGACGAAGGCGTATGGCGCCGAACCAGGCTGATCCCGTTCACTCGTGAGTTCGGGGCGGACAAGGACCCAGGTCTGCCCGCGCACTTGCTCACCGAGTCCCAGGGGATCGCCGCGTGGGCCGTGCGGGGTGCCACTGAGTGGTACCGGGGTGGGCTTCGCGAGCCGGAATCGGTGATGGCCGCGGTGCGCGAGTACCGACGCAGCGTGGACCTCTTGGACGGGTTCCTGCCCGGGGTGCTCGTCCGGGACGAGAGCGGCGAGATCACCTTGTCTGACGCGTTCAACGCCTTCCAGGACTGGGTGGAGAGCGAACAAGTCGAACAAGTCCGCCGCTGGGGGAAGATCCGTTTCCGCCAGCAGCTCGAAGGACGAAAGCTCCGGGTGACGCGGCGCAACAAAGGCGTGGTGATCCTGGGCGCTCGACGCGCCCGCCCCGACGAATCCGACTGA
- a CDS encoding DNA cytosine methyltransferase produces the protein MRIGSLCSGYGGLDLAALAVFDGDVSWFSDISAPAVMAYLHHWPNTRNLGDIRHVDWRSVDPVDVLVAGYPCQPFSLAGKRRGVDDERHLWPAVAEAIRVIGPRFVILENVSGHRSQGFGDVQSDLAALGFDAAWGSVRASDVGAPHTRDRLFVVAVAATAVADPTGVGRYARRVSNSGNSTPHGGGASEPERVRGERVDWGRWSDAIASWERGAARSAPPPVAPNGLANPAFHEWMMGLPSGFVTAVPGLSRAQVIQLLGNGVVPQQAETAIRELLGVLSAARGQAV, from the coding sequence ATGCGGATCGGGTCGTTGTGTTCGGGCTATGGCGGACTTGATCTCGCTGCGCTGGCAGTATTCGACGGAGACGTGTCATGGTTCTCTGACATTTCCGCGCCCGCCGTGATGGCCTATCTCCATCACTGGCCGAACACCCGGAACCTAGGCGATATCCGACACGTCGACTGGCGATCGGTCGACCCCGTGGACGTGTTGGTCGCGGGCTATCCGTGTCAGCCTTTCTCGCTCGCAGGGAAACGCAGGGGAGTTGATGATGAGCGCCACTTGTGGCCCGCTGTCGCTGAAGCCATTCGCGTTATTGGACCCCGGTTCGTCATCTTGGAGAACGTCTCAGGGCACCGATCGCAGGGGTTCGGCGATGTTCAGTCAGACCTGGCCGCGCTGGGGTTTGACGCTGCGTGGGGAAGCGTACGAGCTAGCGACGTCGGCGCTCCGCACACTCGGGATCGGCTGTTCGTGGTCGCCGTCGCCGCCACCGCGGTTGCCGACCCCACGGGCGTCGGAAGGTACGCGCGCCGGGTATCGAACTCCGGGAACTCGACGCCGCACGGCGGAGGGGCGAGCGAACCTGAGCGAGTTCGTGGTGAGCGTGTGGACTGGGGAAGGTGGTCTGACGCCATAGCGAGCTGGGAGCGCGGTGCCGCACGTTCTGCCCCGCCTCCTGTCGCGCCCAACGGTTTGGCAAATCCAGCTTTCCACGAATGGATGATGGGCCTCCCGAGCGGTTTCGTGACCGCAGTACCCGGGTTGAGCAGAGCCCAAGTAATTCAGCTTCTCGGCAATGGCGTGGTGCCACAGCAAGCCGAGACGGCTATCCGCGAGCTATTAGGCGTCTTGTCCGCTGCCCGGGGGCAGGCCGTGTGA
- a CDS encoding recombination directionality factor: MLRIYETDPDAKPRPRDKTMDDVVGRFRAGMIVGKLPQALSEWRVTTDDPAIAAEIAQLYGGEPRVWETDKSDDLEVMTAAKSVRVIIDKPTDLTARMVLYGITGPIHVCDGVYHVDGHPELDQVGQPCGCQRALTKRKEKARAGVGPKPDIRLRFRLADAPHLGVFLFSTGSWSLVEDLDVITRALLAADCAVTADLGLRLVEYTTKSGRDVSYHRPEFTRFESHTD, from the coding sequence TTGCTGCGGATCTACGAGACCGACCCGGACGCCAAGCCGCGCCCCCGCGACAAGACGATGGACGACGTGGTCGGCCGATTCCGGGCCGGGATGATCGTTGGCAAGCTTCCGCAAGCGTTGTCGGAGTGGCGTGTGACCACCGACGACCCCGCGATTGCAGCCGAGATCGCCCAGCTCTACGGCGGCGAGCCCCGGGTGTGGGAGACCGACAAGAGCGACGACTTGGAGGTGATGACCGCGGCGAAGTCGGTTCGCGTCATCATCGACAAGCCGACCGACCTCACCGCACGGATGGTCCTCTACGGCATCACCGGTCCCATCCACGTCTGCGACGGCGTCTACCACGTCGACGGGCACCCGGAGTTGGACCAGGTCGGCCAGCCGTGCGGCTGCCAGCGGGCGCTGACCAAGCGCAAGGAGAAGGCGCGGGCGGGCGTCGGTCCCAAGCCCGACATCCGACTTCGCTTCCGCCTCGCGGACGCGCCGCACCTGGGCGTCTTCCTCTTCTCCACCGGCTCGTGGTCGCTGGTGGAAGACCTGGACGTCATCACCCGCGCCCTGCTCGCGGCCGACTGCGCCGTGACTGCGGATCTTGGGCTCCGGCTGGTCGAGTACACCACCAAGTCAGGCCGGGACGTGTCCTACCACCGCCCGGAGTTCACCCGGTTCGAGTCCCACACCGACTGA
- a CDS encoding peptidoglycan-binding domain-containing protein, which yields MSWRVARSLEALLAQLNSRAPHRSKISDGSIGDAAHASRSSDHNPWYVLNRQALVTARDFTHDVAGGLDGQWLADRLIASGDRRIKYIIWSRRIWTPGVGWRAYTGTNPHTRHVHLSVVASPACDDPAAWNLGGSPSPIPGGRPTLKRGSTGADVQLVQRFLGLRPVDGIYGPATETAVKRYQLAQRLTADGVVGPATWTRILSGLGGQPGVPGAGGTAPAPDSSPGRPTLRKGSTGEAVKLAQRWFGLNQDGVFGPDTEAKVVAYQRMKGLVPDGVIGARTWSAMGL from the coding sequence ATGTCCTGGCGCGTCGCGCGTTCCCTTGAGGCTCTCCTGGCACAACTCAACTCCCGTGCTCCGCACAGAAGCAAGATCAGCGACGGTTCGATCGGCGACGCGGCGCACGCGTCCCGGAGCAGCGACCACAACCCCTGGTATGTCCTCAATAGACAAGCTCTGGTGACGGCGCGCGACTTCACCCATGACGTGGCGGGCGGTCTCGACGGCCAGTGGCTCGCCGATCGCCTGATCGCGTCCGGCGATCGACGGATCAAGTACATCATCTGGTCGCGGCGCATCTGGACGCCCGGCGTCGGTTGGCGTGCCTACACCGGCACGAACCCCCACACGCGCCACGTGCATCTGTCGGTGGTCGCCTCGCCCGCGTGCGACGACCCCGCTGCGTGGAACCTGGGGGGCTCGCCATCGCCCATCCCCGGAGGTCGCCCCACCCTCAAGCGCGGCTCGACCGGCGCGGACGTCCAGCTCGTCCAGCGGTTTCTGGGCCTCCGGCCCGTCGACGGGATCTACGGACCCGCCACTGAAACCGCGGTCAAGCGCTACCAGCTCGCCCAGCGGCTCACCGCGGACGGCGTCGTCGGCCCGGCGACCTGGACTCGAATCCTCTCCGGACTGGGTGGGCAGCCTGGTGTTCCTGGCGCTGGCGGCACTGCTCCGGCTCCGGACTCGAGCCCGGGACGTCCGACGCTCCGAAAGGGGTCGACCGGCGAGGCGGTCAAGCTCGCACAACGGTGGTTCGGGCTGAACCAGGACGGGGTGTTCGGTCCCGACACCGAGGCCAAGGTAGTCGCCTACCAGCGCATGAAGGGACTTGTGCCGGACGGGGTGATCGGGGCTCGTACCTGGTCGGCGATGGGGCTGTGA
- a CDS encoding phage tail domain-containing protein, whose product MLSFAEISGLLDLPPLRTADRTVLHRHGEVPGRDYLGPRTVTLTIEIQADTDHQFAQALDSVAGAFSPTLPDAPFTFRFPGVAGGGVRFVTARVRRRSAPIDVAYAHRLAHVTVELYCAQPMIFDPVTLTAAVTLPNADAPAGGVAMPWRFPVRFGTPANLGVIRVDNAGNFATYPRFRISGPVVDPQIINLSDGSQITFRCVLLAGAWLDIDCFTHQVLLNSVAPRFLTPGLEDAWPECLPGTTEFAFRGFRLDAGPAGDGAELSCSWASAWV is encoded by the coding sequence ATGTTGTCGTTCGCCGAGATCTCCGGTCTGTTGGACCTGCCGCCCCTGCGCACGGCCGACCGCACCGTCCTTCACCGCCATGGGGAAGTCCCGGGCCGCGACTACCTGGGGCCGCGCACGGTGACGCTGACCATCGAGATCCAGGCCGACACGGATCACCAGTTCGCCCAGGCGCTCGACAGCGTGGCGGGAGCCTTCTCGCCCACGCTGCCGGACGCGCCGTTCACCTTCCGGTTTCCCGGTGTGGCCGGAGGCGGCGTGCGGTTCGTCACGGCGCGAGTGCGGAGACGTAGTGCACCGATCGACGTCGCCTACGCCCACCGCCTCGCGCACGTGACGGTCGAGCTGTATTGCGCGCAACCGATGATCTTCGATCCGGTGACGTTGACGGCGGCGGTCACGCTGCCGAACGCCGACGCCCCGGCGGGGGGAGTCGCCATGCCGTGGAGGTTCCCGGTCCGGTTCGGTACGCCCGCCAACCTGGGCGTGATCCGAGTGGACAACGCGGGCAACTTCGCCACCTACCCGCGGTTCCGGATCTCCGGCCCGGTAGTCGACCCGCAGATCATCAACCTGAGCGACGGGAGTCAGATCACCTTCCGGTGCGTTCTGCTCGCGGGGGCGTGGCTCGATATCGACTGCTTCACCCATCAAGTCCTGCTGAACAGCGTTGCTCCCCGGTTCCTCACACCGGGGTTGGAAGACGCGTGGCCCGAATGTCTTCCCGGGACCACCGAGTTCGCCTTTCGTGGGTTTCGGCTCGACGCTGGGCCAGCGGGCGACGGCGCCGAACTGTCATGTTCGTGGGCTTCCGCCTGGGTTTGA
- a CDS encoding phage tail tape measure protein, with the protein MAKPIKVTILGDVQDLLQNVKEGEAGIAGFAQKLGAAAGDVAKTATKFAAAGLAAGGIGAVIGDSLERAELGSKLAAQLGATAEESQRYGAAAGALFSRGYGESFAQVNDAIGAVVSTLGRFGSQKDLEAVTAKAVDLATAFDLEVSRAVASSGVLLKTGLAADANQAFDLITKGLQGVPAAVREDLLDASDEYSVFFSELGFSGEEAFGVLSNAAKGGKIALDKSGDAIKEFHIRSTDMSASSIAAYKALGFNAEDMARKIHGGGEGAKIAFQQIVDGIGAMKDPIAQSNTAVALFGTQFEDLANLDALRALSPASNALKDVAGAAEDLGRSLHDNAAAKLESFQRSVSTAFVDIVGGRVLPLVERAATWLSDHLAPAVALVDVVIGQGLIPVLSGLAGWIGQNQTLVMVIAGVITAVFLPALVAWGVTSTVSGAKSAAAWGLSKIAAVQSALAQSAAALTTAGRWVLLGTTSTVQAARVVGAWTLARAGSLASAAVMVASMATTAASVAAGWVLMGTQALIRAGQMAAAWVMAMGPVAWVIAAVIALVALIIANWDWVKARTAEVWSAITGAVRSAVQGVLNVIGWIADIPDKVSAWFGRAKEGAQAKLGQLVAWARGVPGDLLGALGDFGSMLLRAGGDLLSGLWRGIQNAAGWLKDKIIAFFKSLIPDWIKDALGIHSPSRVMASIGRWIPPGLAVGIERTAAVAVGAATNLARDVASAVERTDLPTPGVEMGVLSRPRSVATAPVSRVPERTETRVPTPVTQAVTVNVESPADPHRIAREVAWAIRNPGR; encoded by the coding sequence ATGGCGAAGCCGATCAAGGTCACGATTCTCGGTGACGTCCAAGACCTCCTGCAGAACGTCAAGGAAGGCGAAGCCGGAATCGCCGGATTCGCCCAGAAGCTCGGAGCAGCCGCCGGTGACGTCGCGAAAACGGCGACCAAGTTCGCCGCCGCAGGGCTCGCCGCAGGTGGCATCGGCGCCGTAATCGGGGACTCACTTGAGCGCGCCGAACTGGGGTCGAAGCTCGCGGCCCAGCTCGGTGCGACCGCGGAGGAGTCCCAGCGCTACGGAGCCGCCGCCGGTGCCTTGTTCTCTCGCGGCTACGGGGAGTCCTTCGCACAGGTCAACGACGCCATCGGCGCGGTGGTGTCGACCCTCGGGCGTTTCGGCAGCCAGAAGGACCTGGAGGCTGTCACCGCGAAGGCTGTGGATCTCGCGACCGCTTTCGACCTGGAGGTCTCGCGCGCCGTCGCGTCGTCCGGTGTGCTACTCAAGACCGGTTTGGCCGCTGACGCCAACCAGGCGTTCGACCTCATCACCAAGGGGCTTCAGGGTGTTCCCGCCGCAGTGCGGGAAGACCTGTTGGACGCCAGCGACGAATACAGCGTCTTTTTCTCCGAACTGGGATTCTCCGGGGAAGAGGCGTTCGGAGTGCTCAGCAATGCCGCGAAGGGCGGCAAGATCGCGCTAGACAAGAGCGGGGACGCGATCAAGGAGTTCCACATCCGCTCTACCGACATGTCCGCGAGTTCCATCGCCGCGTACAAGGCGCTGGGATTCAACGCAGAGGATATGGCGCGCAAGATCCACGGCGGCGGCGAAGGCGCGAAGATCGCGTTCCAGCAAATCGTGGACGGGATCGGCGCGATGAAGGACCCGATCGCGCAAAGCAATACTGCCGTGGCCTTGTTCGGTACACAGTTCGAGGATCTTGCCAACCTGGATGCCCTACGCGCGTTGTCGCCAGCGTCCAATGCCCTCAAGGACGTGGCGGGCGCGGCAGAAGACTTAGGCAGGTCGCTTCACGACAACGCTGCCGCGAAGCTGGAGTCCTTTCAACGGTCGGTGTCGACGGCGTTCGTGGACATTGTGGGCGGGCGAGTTCTCCCCCTTGTCGAGCGCGCTGCGACTTGGCTGTCCGACCACCTGGCGCCCGCTGTCGCGCTCGTGGACGTGGTGATCGGCCAGGGACTGATTCCGGTCCTGTCGGGTTTAGCGGGTTGGATCGGGCAGAACCAGACACTCGTGATGGTGATCGCCGGTGTGATCACCGCGGTGTTTCTGCCCGCCCTTGTGGCGTGGGGCGTCACCTCCACGGTGTCCGGCGCGAAGAGCGCCGCCGCGTGGGGGCTGAGCAAGATCGCGGCTGTCCAGTCAGCACTGGCACAGTCGGCCGCCGCGCTGACGACTGCCGGGCGGTGGGTGCTACTCGGTACCACCTCCACGGTGCAAGCCGCACGGGTCGTCGGCGCGTGGACGCTCGCCCGCGCGGGCTCGCTGGCGTCAGCGGCGGTGATGGTCGCCAGCATGGCCACCACTGCGGCATCAGTCGCGGCCGGATGGGTGCTGATGGGCACCCAAGCCCTGATCAGAGCTGGTCAGATGGCCGCGGCCTGGGTCATGGCGATGGGACCCGTCGCATGGGTCATCGCGGCCGTGATCGCCCTGGTGGCGTTGATCATCGCGAACTGGGACTGGGTGAAGGCGCGGACGGCTGAGGTCTGGTCCGCGATCACGGGAGCCGTGCGATCAGCGGTACAGGGCGTACTGAACGTCATCGGCTGGATCGCCGATATCCCGGACAAGGTCAGCGCCTGGTTCGGGCGTGCAAAGGAAGGCGCCCAGGCCAAGCTGGGCCAGCTCGTGGCGTGGGCGCGCGGCGTACCGGGCGACCTGCTCGGAGCGCTGGGCGATTTCGGATCCATGCTGCTCAGAGCGGGCGGTGACCTGCTGTCGGGCTTGTGGCGCGGCATCCAGAACGCCGCAGGCTGGCTGAAGGACAAGATCATCGCGTTCTTCAAGTCGCTGATCCCGGACTGGATCAAGGACGCGTTAGGGATCCACTCGCCGTCGCGCGTGATGGCCTCCATCGGCCGCTGGATCCCGCCGGGACTCGCGGTCGGTATCGAGCGGACGGCGGCGGTAGCGGTAGGCGCTGCCACGAACCTGGCTCGAGACGTCGCCTCCGCTGTGGAGCGAACGGACTTGCCGACTCCTGGCGTGGAGATGGGGGTGCTCAGCCGCCCCCGGTCCGTGGCGACGGCGCCCGTCAGCCGCGTCCCGGAGCGAACGGAAACGCGCGTGCCGACGCCGGTCACGCAGGCGGTCACGGTGAACGTCGAGTCTCCAGCCGACCCCCACCGCATCGCCCGCGAAGTGGCCTGGGCCATCCGCAACCCCGGGAGGTGA